A part of Brachybacterium faecium DSM 4810 genomic DNA contains:
- a CDS encoding Major Facilitator Superfamily transporter (PFAM: Major Facilitator Superfamily), which produces MSTTRTDTVPQSAPTLRRAAGTVYFPIAFIARFPFAMMVVGTLTLVVAARESVALGGLNAAVLGLGSALVGPLLGAAADRIGQRRVLLLAATLNSLALLALAYVAFSALPDAAVLAVGFVIGATSPQIGPFSRSRLVQLILTRLPAERRAKSLNATMGYESAADETAFVFGPVVVGLLATTMSPAAPMIGAAVLTLVFVTAFALHPTGALSAPSTEAPTVQAPASELRTPRVLVIVAGALGVGLFFGTVLTSLTAFLAGTGDSDSAGLVYGVMGIGSTILALSISLFPERFRLAARWLVFSSLMLAAMIAFGLAGGLWGLIGAMAVAGVGIGPTVVTLYSLAAERSPQGRSATVMSMLGSATIVGQSGASALTGAVADGAGSEVAMWLPTGAAGLVVLAAVVNALLGPGRAGSARVVTEVRPAEQATALAEHPAEHL; this is translated from the coding sequence ATGAGCACGACCAGGACCGACACCGTCCCGCAGAGCGCGCCCACGCTGCGCCGCGCCGCCGGGACCGTCTACTTCCCGATCGCCTTCATCGCCCGTTTCCCCTTCGCGATGATGGTGGTCGGCACGCTCACGCTCGTGGTGGCCGCGCGGGAGTCGGTCGCGCTGGGCGGGCTGAACGCGGCCGTGCTCGGGCTCGGCTCGGCGCTCGTCGGCCCGCTGCTGGGGGCGGCGGCCGACAGGATCGGACAGCGCCGCGTGCTCCTGCTGGCCGCGACCCTGAACTCGCTCGCGCTGCTGGCGCTGGCGTATGTCGCCTTCAGCGCGCTGCCGGATGCGGCGGTGCTCGCCGTCGGCTTCGTGATCGGCGCGACCTCCCCGCAGATCGGGCCGTTCTCCCGCTCCCGCCTGGTGCAGCTGATCCTCACCCGGCTGCCCGCCGAGCGCCGGGCGAAGAGCCTCAATGCCACGATGGGCTACGAATCCGCGGCGGACGAGACCGCGTTCGTGTTCGGGCCGGTGGTGGTGGGCCTGCTCGCGACGACGATGAGCCCGGCCGCGCCCATGATCGGCGCGGCGGTGCTGACCCTCGTGTTCGTCACCGCGTTCGCGCTGCACCCCACCGGCGCGCTCAGCGCGCCGAGCACCGAGGCGCCCACCGTGCAGGCGCCCGCGTCCGAGCTGCGCACCCCGCGGGTGCTGGTGATCGTGGCCGGGGCGCTGGGCGTGGGCCTGTTCTTCGGCACCGTGCTCACCTCGCTGACCGCTTTCCTCGCCGGCACCGGCGACTCCGATTCCGCGGGCCTGGTGTACGGGGTGATGGGCATCGGCTCGACGATCCTCGCGCTGTCGATCTCGCTGTTCCCCGAGCGGTTCCGCCTCGCCGCGCGCTGGCTGGTGTTCTCCTCGCTGATGCTGGCGGCGATGATCGCCTTCGGCCTCGCGGGCGGGCTGTGGGGCCTGATCGGGGCGATGGCGGTCGCGGGCGTCGGCATCGGGCCGACGGTGGTGACGCTGTACAGCCTCGCCGCGGAGCGCTCCCCGCAGGGCCGTTCGGCGACGGTGATGTCGATGCTGGGCTCGGCGACGATCGTCGGCCAGTCCGGAGCCTCCGCCCTCACCGGTGCGGTCGCGGACGGGGCGGGCTCCGAGGTGGCCATGTGGCTGCCCACCGGAGCCGCCGGCCTGGTGGTGCTCGCCGCAGTGGTCAACGCGCTGCTCGGCCCGGGCCGGGCCGGATCGGCGCGCGTCGTGACCGAGGTGCGTCCTGCCGAACAGGCGACCGCCCTCGCGGAGCATCCCGCCGAGCATCTCTGA
- a CDS encoding Na+/H+ dicarboxylate symporter (PFAM: Sodium:dicarboxylate symporter family): MSTSTTPSPTAATRRRNPLSAILRIPFGWQVLIGLVLGVVLGLVAAQMGPGTGEEGANWLTTTLDTIGTIFVTLLKALVPPLIFLAIVTSIANLRNVTNAARLAWKTLLWFAITALIAVSIGIALGMITSPGANTDIDRSAEGAAGTEGSWLDFLTGLVPSNFLGLSASAGDDGSVSLSFNALQILVISIAVGIAVLKVGDKAEPFLRFTGSALEIVQKLLWWVIRLAPIGTVGLLGNAVASYGWDAIGQLGVFTLDVYVGMLIVLLVVYPVLLKLNGLSIASFFRGVWPATSLGFVSRSSLGTMPMTQTVTERMGVPRHYASFAIPLGATTKMDGCAAIYPALAAIFVANFYGMPLGVTDYLLIVLVSVLGSSATAGMTGATVMLTLTLSTLGLPLEGVGLLLAIDPILDMGRTALNVTGQSLVGVIVAKREKILDQDAYDAARRTSFQAIQAEEAQDAAAEATEQSLEDAESAEGAQSAGSDAGEREKQPATA; encoded by the coding sequence GTGAGCACCTCCACCACCCCCTCCCCCACCGCTGCGACGCGCCGACGCAACCCGCTCAGCGCGATCCTCCGCATCCCCTTCGGCTGGCAGGTCCTGATCGGCCTGGTCCTCGGCGTCGTCCTCGGCCTCGTCGCCGCCCAGATGGGCCCCGGCACCGGCGAGGAGGGCGCCAACTGGCTGACCACCACGCTGGACACCATCGGCACGATCTTCGTGACGCTGCTGAAGGCCCTGGTCCCGCCGCTGATCTTCCTCGCGATCGTCACCTCGATCGCGAACCTGCGCAACGTCACCAACGCGGCCCGCCTCGCATGGAAGACCCTGCTGTGGTTCGCGATCACCGCCCTGATCGCGGTGTCCATCGGCATCGCGCTGGGCATGATCACCTCGCCCGGCGCGAACACCGACATCGACCGCTCCGCCGAGGGTGCCGCCGGCACCGAGGGCAGCTGGCTCGACTTCCTCACCGGCCTGGTGCCCTCGAACTTCCTGGGCCTCAGCGCCTCCGCGGGCGATGACGGCTCCGTCTCGCTGAGCTTCAACGCGCTGCAGATCCTCGTCATCTCCATCGCCGTGGGCATCGCGGTGCTCAAGGTGGGCGACAAGGCCGAGCCGTTCCTGCGCTTCACGGGCTCCGCGCTCGAGATCGTGCAGAAGCTGCTGTGGTGGGTCATCCGCCTCGCCCCGATCGGCACCGTCGGCCTGCTCGGCAACGCCGTCGCGAGCTACGGCTGGGACGCCATCGGGCAGCTCGGCGTGTTCACCCTCGACGTGTACGTGGGCATGCTCATCGTGCTGCTGGTGGTCTACCCGGTGCTGCTGAAGCTCAACGGCCTCTCCATCGCCTCCTTCTTCCGCGGCGTGTGGCCCGCCACCTCGCTGGGCTTCGTCTCCCGCAGCTCGCTGGGCACCATGCCGATGACGCAGACCGTCACCGAGCGCATGGGCGTCCCGCGCCACTACGCCTCCTTCGCGATCCCGCTGGGCGCGACCACCAAGATGGACGGCTGCGCCGCCATCTACCCCGCGCTGGCCGCGATCTTCGTCGCGAACTTCTACGGCATGCCGCTGGGCGTCACCGACTACCTGCTCATCGTGCTGGTCTCGGTGCTGGGCTCCTCCGCGACCGCCGGCATGACCGGCGCGACCGTGATGCTCACCCTCACCCTGTCCACCCTGGGCCTCCCGCTCGAGGGCGTGGGCCTGCTCCTCGCGATCGACCCGATCCTCGACATGGGCCGCACCGCCCTGAACGTCACCGGCCAGTCGCTGGTGGGCGTGATCGTCGCCAAGCGCGAGAAGATCCTAGACCAGGACGCGTACGACGCCGCGCGCCGCACCTCCTTCCAGGCGATCCAGGCCGAGGAGGCGCAGGACGCCGCCGCCGAGGCGACCGAGCAGTCCCTCGAGGATGCGGAGTCCGCCGAGGGCGCGCAGTCCGCGGGCTCCGACGCCGGCGAGCGGGAGAAGCAGCCCGCCACCGCCTGA
- a CDS encoding conserved hypothetical protein TIGR01777 (PFAM: NAD dependent epimerase/dehydratase family; Domain of unknown function (DUF1731)~TIGRFAM: conserved hypothetical protein TIGR01777) has translation MRIETVHRVAHPLPDVLAWYDRPGAIVRLTPPGLASAEEPAAGGMHAGRLVGARLGPPVLPDLLRPHWLLRHVEQPREGSFVDQQVRGPWRTWRHEHHLEADGSGTAIRDSLEVELPRRLERLAPVAESQVRRLLAFRARQLHDDLAFHARHAHVPRRTIAITGSSGLIGTQLAALLETGGHTVRRMVREPEVAPGEISWNPKTGELDPADLEGVDVVVNLAGRSIATRWTATARREIRDSRLNGTVLLSRTLAGMREGPAALVQASAIGLYGPRRPGELLTEADPGGEGFLADLVRDWEGASRAAAEAGVRVAQVRTGMALSDAGGSLLPQLPLFLAGVGGRLTDGEAMTSWISLDDVVRAFAHAALDAEVTGPLNGVGPQPVTAREFARTLGGILHRPALLPVPPAGPRLVLGAAAADELIRTDQNVSSARLEASGFTPVHTRLEDALRHVLRR, from the coding sequence GCCTCCGCGGAGGAGCCCGCCGCCGGAGGGATGCACGCCGGCCGGCTGGTCGGTGCGCGCCTCGGCCCACCGGTGCTGCCCGACCTGCTGCGCCCCCATTGGCTCCTGCGCCACGTCGAGCAGCCCCGCGAGGGCAGCTTCGTGGACCAGCAGGTGCGCGGCCCGTGGCGCACCTGGCGGCACGAGCACCATCTCGAGGCCGACGGCTCCGGCACCGCGATCCGCGACAGCCTCGAGGTCGAGCTGCCCCGCCGCCTCGAGCGCCTCGCCCCGGTGGCCGAGTCCCAGGTGCGGCGCCTGCTCGCCTTCCGCGCCCGCCAGCTGCACGACGACCTCGCCTTCCACGCCCGCCACGCCCACGTGCCCCGCCGCACCATCGCGATCACCGGCTCCTCCGGTCTGATCGGCACCCAGCTCGCCGCCCTGCTCGAGACCGGCGGGCACACCGTGCGGAGGATGGTGCGCGAGCCCGAGGTCGCCCCGGGCGAGATCTCCTGGAACCCGAAGACCGGCGAGCTGGACCCCGCGGACCTCGAGGGCGTCGACGTGGTGGTCAACCTCGCCGGCCGCTCGATCGCGACGCGATGGACCGCGACCGCCCGGCGCGAGATCCGCGACTCCCGCCTCAACGGCACCGTGCTCCTCTCCCGCACCCTGGCCGGGATGCGGGAGGGCCCGGCCGCCCTCGTGCAGGCCTCCGCGATCGGGCTGTACGGGCCGCGCCGCCCCGGGGAGCTGCTCACCGAGGCCGATCCGGGCGGGGAGGGCTTCCTCGCCGACCTGGTCCGTGACTGGGAGGGCGCGAGCCGCGCCGCTGCCGAGGCCGGGGTGCGAGTGGCGCAGGTGCGCACCGGGATGGCGCTCAGCGACGCCGGCGGCTCCCTGCTGCCGCAGCTGCCGCTGTTCCTCGCCGGCGTGGGCGGCCGCCTCACCGACGGCGAGGCCATGACCTCCTGGATCTCGCTCGACGACGTCGTGCGCGCCTTCGCCCACGCCGCCCTCGACGCGGAGGTGACCGGGCCGCTCAACGGCGTCGGCCCGCAGCCCGTCACCGCGCGCGAGTTCGCCCGCACCCTGGGCGGCATCCTGCACCGGCCCGCCCTGCTGCCGGTCCCTCCGGCCGGACCGCGACTGGTGCTCGGCGCCGCTGCGGCCGACGAGCTGATCCGCACCGACCAGAACGTCTCCTCCGCCCGGCTCGAGGCGAGCGGCTTCACCCCCGTCCACACCCGGCTCGAGGACGCCCTGCGGCACGTGCTGCGCCGCTGA
- a CDS encoding DNA polymerase III, subunit gamma/tau (PFAM: ATPase family associated with various cellular activities (AAA)~TIGRFAM: DNA polymerase III, subunits gamma and tau) produces the protein MATALYRRYRPESFAEVIGQDHVTTPLRRALRAGRIGHAYLFSGPRGCGKTTSARILARCLNCVEGPTDVPCGQCDSCRDLANGGSGSLDVVEIDAASHGGVDDARELRERASFAPVRDRYKVFIIDEAHMVTSAGFNALLKLVEEPPEHVKFVFATTEPDKVIGTIRSRTHHYPFRLIPPQVLGPYLEEVCAAEQVQVGEGVMPLVVRAGGGSARDSMSVLDQLMAGAGDDGLDFPTAIALLGFTDTALLDRAITAVAERDAASLYGAVEHVLATGHEPRRFVEDLLERMRDLIVLSAVPDKGTDLLPQVPADELEAMRGQAALFAPADLSLCGDLVHETLSTMSGATSPRLHLELLAARLVLRDERAALAAADGPAPAADRRAPAPAGPGAPARPAEAQGAPGGASGAREEARRIAQEKVEAARQARGGRGQAAPEQRDRQGAPPAASAPAAQAPAPQAPAAQHSAPEPAAPAPEQPAPAGPAQPAGPGQAPGSAAPAPAAHAPGSAAQPPAGDASAPPASGPPASAPAAPGPSAPAPAAGGLDADEVRGHWSAILDELQQIRRPSWALISQNGTVNGAHGSTLVIGFRTEGLVNAFHRGTAAQNLADAVRRIMHTEVTIEAVVGEGPGPSGPGQSGGGPGSGGPGSAGPGGAGPGGGGPGGGRPAGGGPGNGPGGPSGGGAGGAPAGPGSAGAWGGSATPPPNQPGAPQSADQGGRPEQAPPARWGDAAAAMTPRAETPRAEASASAPADAERTWTPRPDPVPTAQEPAPGPAPAPEEALSPGQRASERAMQAAARAAQAHRTPAPDRIEDFAPEPDDPYPPDPRDEYTPMTGAPQQAAPAPDQAAPQGGARWSDALPPAGPGGAVPTAAAGEASTSATDMPGAPAAGSAPATEGEIPVVEDEGRDNLPPEEPRTYGQNALRRAIAEGRVVHSRPAPSTGPDVSGGPEGVGGPEGAGGPDLQAVPRPSPTSASGAPSAAAAPDDPAATAPVDDTSASARAAASWGTAGAITDASATGTSAPPAGAPAPETSAPDQSAPSAPRSGAALVREAAQASRNAGQRPGMRRGTSPDAPPAESDPTGGATRDDEDAVVSTRNGREVVEKLLGGKVLEIIDETERY, from the coding sequence GTGGCCACCGCTCTGTACCGTCGTTACCGCCCTGAGTCCTTCGCCGAGGTGATCGGACAGGACCATGTCACCACGCCTCTGCGGCGTGCGCTGCGCGCCGGCCGGATCGGTCACGCCTACCTGTTCTCGGGCCCGCGCGGCTGTGGCAAGACGACGTCCGCGCGCATCCTCGCGCGCTGCCTGAACTGCGTCGAGGGGCCGACGGACGTCCCCTGCGGCCAGTGCGACTCCTGCCGCGACCTGGCCAACGGCGGCTCCGGGAGCCTCGACGTGGTCGAGATCGACGCCGCCAGCCACGGCGGCGTCGACGATGCCCGCGAGCTGCGCGAGCGCGCCTCCTTCGCCCCCGTGCGGGACCGCTACAAGGTGTTCATCATCGACGAGGCCCACATGGTCACCTCGGCCGGGTTCAACGCGCTGCTGAAGCTGGTGGAGGAGCCGCCGGAGCATGTGAAGTTCGTCTTCGCGACCACCGAGCCGGACAAGGTCATCGGCACCATCCGCTCCCGCACCCACCACTACCCGTTCCGCCTGATCCCGCCGCAGGTGCTCGGCCCGTACCTCGAGGAGGTCTGCGCCGCGGAGCAGGTGCAGGTCGGCGAGGGCGTGATGCCGCTGGTGGTGCGCGCCGGCGGCGGCTCCGCCCGGGACTCGATGTCGGTGCTGGACCAGCTGATGGCCGGCGCCGGGGACGACGGGCTCGACTTCCCCACCGCGATCGCGCTGCTGGGCTTCACCGACACCGCCCTGCTGGACCGTGCGATCACCGCGGTCGCCGAGCGGGATGCGGCGTCGCTGTACGGGGCGGTCGAGCACGTGCTGGCCACCGGCCACGAGCCGCGGCGCTTCGTCGAAGATCTGCTGGAGCGGATGCGCGACCTCATCGTGCTCTCCGCCGTGCCGGACAAGGGCACCGATCTGCTGCCGCAGGTCCCGGCCGACGAGCTGGAGGCGATGCGCGGCCAGGCCGCCCTGTTCGCTCCGGCCGATCTCTCGCTGTGCGGCGATCTGGTGCACGAGACCCTCTCGACCATGAGCGGGGCGACCTCGCCGCGGCTCCACCTCGAGCTGCTCGCCGCCCGCCTGGTGCTGCGGGACGAGCGAGCCGCTCTGGCCGCGGCCGACGGCCCCGCCCCGGCAGCAGACCGGCGCGCCCCCGCCCCGGCCGGCCCGGGAGCTCCGGCCCGCCCCGCCGAGGCACAGGGTGCCCCCGGCGGTGCCTCCGGAGCACGCGAGGAGGCGCGGCGCATCGCACAGGAGAAGGTGGAGGCCGCCCGGCAGGCCCGAGGCGGTCGGGGGCAGGCCGCTCCCGAGCAGCGGGACCGCCAGGGCGCGCCGCCCGCGGCCTCCGCTCCCGCCGCGCAGGCTCCCGCACCGCAGGCTCCCGCCGCTCAGCACTCCGCCCCGGAGCCTGCGGCACCTGCCCCTGAGCAGCCGGCCCCTGCCGGTCCGGCGCAGCCCGCGGGCCCGGGGCAGGCTCCCGGCTCCGCCGCCCCGGCTCCGGCCGCGCACGCTCCCGGCTCGGCCGCGCAGCCGCCCGCCGGTGACGCGTCGGCCCCGCCCGCGTCCGGTCCGCCCGCATCGGCCCCCGCCGCCCCCGGCCCTTCGGCGCCGGCCCCGGCCGCCGGCGGGCTCGACGCGGACGAGGTGCGCGGGCACTGGTCCGCGATCCTCGACGAGCTGCAGCAGATCCGTCGGCCCAGCTGGGCGCTGATCTCCCAGAACGGCACCGTCAACGGCGCCCACGGCAGCACGCTGGTGATCGGCTTCCGCACCGAGGGGCTCGTCAACGCCTTCCACCGCGGCACCGCCGCGCAGAACCTCGCCGACGCGGTGCGCCGCATCATGCACACCGAGGTCACCATCGAGGCCGTGGTCGGCGAGGGCCCCGGCCCCTCCGGCCCCGGCCAATCCGGTGGCGGCCCCGGCAGCGGCGGTCCCGGGAGCGCCGGGCCAGGCGGCGCCGGACCCGGTGGCGGCGGACCCGGTGGCGGTCGTCCTGCCGGCGGCGGCCCCGGCAACGGCCCGGGTGGCCCGTCCGGCGGGGGAGCGGGGGGAGCGCCCGCCGGCCCGGGCAGCGCCGGGGCATGGGGTGGCAGCGCCACGCCCCCGCCGAACCAGCCCGGAGCCCCGCAGTCCGCCGACCAGGGTGGCCGGCCAGAGCAGGCCCCGCCCGCCCGCTGGGGTGATGCCGCCGCGGCGATGACCCCGCGTGCGGAGACCCCGCGTGCGGAGGCGTCGGCGTCGGCACCCGCAGACGCCGAACGGACCTGGACCCCGCGCCCCGACCCGGTGCCCACAGCCCAGGAACCCGCGCCGGGCCCGGCCCCCGCTCCGGAGGAGGCGCTGTCCCCCGGGCAGCGGGCCTCCGAACGCGCGATGCAGGCAGCCGCCCGCGCCGCCCAGGCCCACCGCACGCCCGCACCTGACCGCATCGAGGACTTCGCCCCGGAGCCGGACGACCCCTACCCGCCGGACCCGCGCGACGAGTACACGCCGATGACCGGCGCCCCGCAGCAGGCCGCACCCGCTCCCGACCAGGCTGCCCCGCAGGGCGGTGCCCGCTGGTCCGACGCCCTCCCGCCGGCCGGTCCGGGCGGCGCCGTTCCGACGGCAGCAGCGGGGGAGGCGAGCACCTCCGCGACGGACATGCCCGGAGCGCCGGCAGCAGGGTCCGCCCCCGCCACGGAGGGAGAGATCCCCGTGGTCGAGGACGAGGGCCGCGACAACCTCCCACCCGAGGAGCCGCGCACCTACGGTCAGAACGCGCTGCGCCGCGCCATCGCCGAAGGCCGCGTCGTCCACTCCCGTCCCGCCCCGAGCACGGGGCCGGACGTTTCCGGCGGACCGGAGGGCGTCGGCGGGCCGGAGGGCGCTGGTGGGCCGGACCTGCAGGCGGTGCCGCGCCCGTCGCCGACCAGCGCCTCCGGTGCCCCGTCGGCCGCAGCCGCTCCGGACGACCCCGCGGCGACGGCTCCCGTCGATGACACCTCCGCCTCCGCTCGCGCCGCCGCCTCCTGGGGCACCGCCGGCGCGATCACCGACGCGTCCGCCACCGGCACGTCCGCACCGCCAGCGGGCGCCCCTGCCCCGGAGACGTCGGCTCCCGATCAGTCCGCCCCCTCGGCGCCGCGCAGCGGCGCGGCGCTCGTGCGTGAAGCGGCGCAGGCCTCCCGGAACGCCGGGCAGCGCCCCGGAATGCGCCGCGGCACCTCGCCCGACGCACCGCCCGCAGAGTCCGACCCCACCGGCGGCGCGACCCGCGACGACGAGGACGCGGTCGTCTCCACGCGCAACGGCCGCGAGGTCGTCGAGAAGCTGCTCGGCGGCAAGGTCCTCGAGATCATCGACGAGACCGAACGGTACTGA